The Electrophorus electricus isolate fEleEle1 chromosome 15, fEleEle1.pri, whole genome shotgun sequence genome segment GGCAAGTCCTTAATGTTTTTCTCCCCAGGGAAAAGCACCCTGCTCAGTTCAGCAGATCTTTGTCAAAACATGCTTCCTTCCTCCTTTCCCACACTGTCATTGTGCGCTGGATGGGACAGTCAGTCTTAGGTCAGGTGGCCCAGCCAGCAGTGGCCTATTTTGAGTCAGGTATGTGCTGCCACTGACTCATGGGGTTTACGACAGGAAATGCGATAATCACGAAAGtgaaacaaattttttttttaattccatgaCTTTGTGAATATAAAGCAAATTTTTGGGACATATTGGAATCCACGATTAGCATCCTGTTTAGGCTGacattgttttttcatgtttcctgTGTAGCATATGGTAATCATCTGATTCAAGCACACAGTGCTGGTGTCCAAAAACCTGTTCTTCATAGGCTTTGAACACCCATAGATTATGCTGCTTTTGATTTTGGGCCACTCTTCAGGATATGGATTTAATCCCAATCCAGTGGATCACCATTGGTAATCCTTTTTGTATTGCAGATTTAGGAGTCTAAAATACTAATCTTAAATGAGTAGAAAGAACATGCTCCAATGTGATTTAGCATAATTCATTTCAAAATTGGCTGAGTGCAGTTCTTATGACAGGTAAGTTGATTGATTGATCTCTTTAATTCCCTCTTGTTTTATTCTTAAGACCCACTCTGACAGTTCTAGTTTCACCAACACAGCCCATGTAATGGAGATGGGCGGTTAACAGGAGGTGTGTGGTTCTCTCCCTCCACCAACTGTCCCACCCCCACTTGGGAATGAGTAGCTCTTTAAGTCTCTCCTGTCtggtggagagaggagtgggacAGGTGTTGGTTCAGGGCTGCTAGAGTCATCTGTGTTAATGCCCTCAGTCACGGCGGCTCCccagcctctcttcctccctttcccACGCTGACAGGGGTCAAAAGGGGACCAGTCTGCCGGATGTTGGGTTCCCACAAACCCCATGCTGAACTGAGGACCCTCAGGTAACCTCACAAACCCTGTCTTCACCTTATACTTCTGCAAAGTGGACTGGCTTAGTGGGCCTTACCTCATCTTTTTCCTCACATCCATGTACACAGGTGCATCAATAAGCCTCCAATTTCATAACTTCttcaaagatttaaaaaattgaACCATAAAATTAATCTGCCCCAGATTTTCTTTTTAGTGTCATCTAAAGAATTTTACATTGCAAAAAAGATTCATGGGATCTTTCACATGGTTTTCTGCCATATGCCTGAAACACCATTTCACAATGGGATTTCTGGGCCAGCCACCAGGATGTGGGAACATGTCATCTTTATCAAGcccatgtgtgtgcctgtggcCATGTGTGACGAGAGCTGAAGGTGACTGGTAACTCTTTAGGCAGTCTGAGAACATCTCAGAGTTCAATGCAACCCTTGCTTCAGCTGCAATCAGACCAACGGGAACTCGGGAGCGTAAGCGGGAATGGGGTTTGGCTTTCAGGGCATGTGTTCCTCTATTATTGTAAGGCTCTGTGTGATTGAGAAGTATACTGCTATTGTTTTCTCAGGACTGGAAGGTCCAAGAAAAATACAGTTCCATCTGGTTCCCGACCAATAAAGTTAAACCCCTTATTTTTATAAGCCAAGCAAAAAATTCAATCTTATCACAAAATTATGTTTCGTTCCATTTTACCTATCACAGACGTGCTTGTTACCTGTACAGATGGGTGCAGGCATGATGTACATGTTTGCTGTGGTGGTCTGTCAGATATGCAATAATGGATCTACCTTCATTTGCAATACAGTATACTGTACATGTGTTTAAAACGTTATTTATGCAAAAGAGTATATCCTCAAGGTAACTTACATCCTCAAAATGATTCAAGACATACACATGTTGTCAAGCTTTGAGTATTTCCAGGTTTCacgttagaaaaaaaaaagatcttagTCACACATACGTTAGCTATGCAGGAGGAAGGCGAGTGTGGCTCTAATTACAGTGAGAAAAAGGAGGgcaaacattttgttttcatttgaaacgGGTTGTGTTGACTCTGGGCCTCACATGGTTTTCTGCATGTTTTGCTACCATTAAAGCTATGGTAGTCTTCAaccccccacaccacaccaccaaaGCCCCTTTCCTGTCTCCACATCCCATCCATAAGACCATTCTGTCAGTTGGGTCTATATTTGCCTTGGTCACTTCCTATTTGTTCTGACCTTTGACTGTGAGGGCACTACAGCTGAGCAATACAGGTTGGGGACAGATCCTGACCACTGAAACAGCTCATTCTCCATATAGTTAACCCACTGTGCAGGACACCATTTTCTATTCCCAGTCAAAAGGTAATTCCCTCTCACAGAGGCCAGAAAAGACTAATGGTTTTTTAGTCAAAGACACAGTGGGGACTAACTGAAACTGTGCtgttgtgagaaaaaaaaaaatccaaaaacaaacaaataagcaaacaaacaaaaacccctccTGTGTTCTGCATGCAGTGATATTACAGTAAAGTACAGTCTGGTTGATCTGTGGGACAGTTTGGGTTTACCACATGCCGTGTGGAATATGTTATCTTGCAGTTTTCATGAGCATATGCGTGTGCTAAGAAGATGAGTGTGGTCAGGAAGGTGCTTTGTTTCCTCTTCTCTCTAAAATGAAGAATGGGGACTGGGGAGTGATGAGTGTGCCAGAAAAGGTTCACTTCCCTTCCCATATCGGAACCCGTAAATACTGTGAAAACAGGAAGTCCACAGGAAAGGTACTGTGGGCAAGCTTTACTCCTAGATAGACACACTAGCCCTACATTTCGAATGCAACCTTCAGATTTTGCGTTCCACAATCGTGCATGTTCTTCACAACCATATAGCACTTCCACTCATTAGAAACTCACACAGGTTGTGAATTTCAAAGTTAATTCCAGAAAACCACAAATGGAGTGCTGTATGTGTGACACGGGTAGAGAGCAGCACATGAACATCAGGTAGTGTAGCTGATAACCACCAGAAGCAGGGGCAGAGGAGTGAGTGCATGCGTCcgcttgtgtgcttgttttggtgcatgtatttatgtacatCAGCCAGTATTATGTTTTCACCTGTAGTACCATTGGTAACATCTAGTGGTGAAAAGCAATAGGTTGCATACTGTTTCATTCGATCCATGTGTttcttttaaagattttttttttgagtgattatgaatacatttaattaattgcaGAAAAACATTCCCAGCATCTGTACTTTGTTACAGTTCCTGCTCACTGAGCCATAATAAATCAGAAATTATTGTATTCAGCAGTACTGTCCATATAAGAAAAACTGTGTCCTAACTATGATGTGTCTTTGCAAATACACCAAGACACTATACAAATTCTGTAGAATGTTCACAGTCGAAGCGTTGGCATAGATTCAGAAGTTTGGAATATATACCACATGCATTTCCCAGTCAGTGTGTAAAGCATACTCACTGGAGTGCTTTATCCCTACTGAAAGATATGACTTATCTGCTTTGGAGCGTAGATAAGTAAAATGGCAAAATCCCAGGAAACTGAATTTAAGGCACTGAATACTGAAATCATTTGAATAGATAGGTATGTGTGCGAGCTCATGTAAATGAGCTATTGAGAAACAGTCGATGCAGACATCATATAAATGCAGATATCACAGAATCTCTGCATTGATTAAACGCATGCATTTGTATATACAGAGTGTATGTAGAATTTCCagaatttacattaaaattctgacaaaaaacaaaaaaagtaaaagtaaagcAGCAAGATTGACTTTCAGGGTTGTGATGGGTTGTACCAAAGAAAATGGGGACGGGTAGCTGCCTAAAAAGACAGGAATGATTTTCACGGGTTTCCTCACGCTTTCCCCTTGTGTGGCGCAGGATTGAAGCTAGATAGCGTCTGCACGGAGAGGAAGAGCGAAGAAAGCAGCACTGATGAAGTGATGACAGGTGGGGTCTTTTATCTGCAGACACTGCTGCCTTTTACTGCTCTCCTTCTtccttctgtgtgtttctccctcGTTTTGCCCCAGAGGTATTTCTTGTAACTCTAGAACAAACGGCATGTTTACTGGCATCGCACAGATCTAATCAATTGTCTGATGTTGTTTTGCCATGTTAATGAGTGTTCATGGCCGACGTAATGAGGGATTTCCGCTCTCTCTGGTGAAGGGTTGATATCAACAGCGTGGCTGTGCCCTCGCACACATCACGCTCGTCTTGGATCTAAAAAGAGGCTGGGAAATCTCCACATAGTGTCCACCCATGTAAAAAAGGATGGGAACCCATGAACTATGACAAATCCAGGTATCCTCATGTGATAAACCATTAGCACTGTAAAGACATAATCAATCGATTCGATTTGGATTGCAAGGCTACTCAAGAAGGCCGAAAGAAATGTTGCACGTATGTATGAAAAAGTCAGCTAGTAATCAGATGGTGAGTTGTACGAGAATTCTGACAATTCAGTAACACTATTATGaaagaatgcttttttttttttttttttttacaataaaccATAATGCACACACCTTTTGATATCTCTACTTCTCATGTCTTTGACTATGAGAGCATGGAAGCACAGTGCTGACCTGGACAAGGGTTAGACCTTGGGCTTGATTTGCTTTCAAGTGATACCCCCGACCCCAGGTCCCACACAAAGGGCCTGCCTGGTACAAGCCTCTCCCCTCCAGCTAAACAGGACACGGAAGATGCCCCCTGATCCAACTGTGCACCTCAGCCGTACCCTGCTCTATGTACACGAGTGCATCCTGTTTTTTTGGCCCAGCAAGAAAAGCTGATCTGGACAGCCACAAGGTCAAGGCATTAGCCACGCCCCTCTGCCGGCTTTCCCTGGCCTGAACAGTAGTAGTTCCCCAAGGCCTAGTGCCCAGTTGATTTGAAGCCAGCAGCTGATAAGCAGGAATGTGGGTGTTAGCGGGCTAAGTGAGAGCAGGTGCAGGCAGGTGTACGTTAGATTACCCTGCATCTGGCAGCTGAAGACCACCCTTCTGTATCACTGTGTTCCTCTGCAAACAGACAAGGTAAATGATTAAACATGCATGGAAAAACGATCATGGAAAAACGAAAGTAAGAGTTTGGCATCAAACAGGAAAGACCAGAAGAGTCTTATCTCAAAATAATCTATTCTTTGTTTGTACTCTGTGTCCATGGCAAGGTAAGGCTGTTAACCTCCACGTACATAACGAAAGAGGCAGTGCTCCAACTGTAAGCATGACCTTAACGctatttattacacacacagcatggccaCTCCTCGTCCATAGTACAGCCAACATTGGCAGGACTGACAAGCTCAGCAGCAGTTACCTGCTTATCTGAACACTAGCTTGTCACCAAGTCCATTACTCAtacagagcagctgcagacagacacagagacacaacgagtgaatgagagaaagatagagagagagagagagagagagagagagagagacaaacattaTAAAAGGTTCATACAATAGAGGGCAAGAAATGGATCTTGTACTCAAAAGATTCCACACATCACTGGAATAAAGGTAATTACTGATAAGAGTCCAGATTTGTGGCTCTGATTTCAGGCTGTCTCACTACATGCCAACATCACACAGAATGCACTGCAGTGTTAACTATCATTACCCCTACCATGCATATAGACATAGATATGGCACCCTGTGTTATATTTTATGATGTTTCTACTTCTGGAAAACTGGGATAATTAGAGGAAGTAGTGTACAGACTCTTCAGAGGGCTTGTGGCAGGTGTCAGACTGCCTTGGCCTACACATAACCATGGTTTCAGGAGAGAGCTGATGCAGGaggtctcccctcccccactcaaGCCTATGCTCCTGTTCTTTGTGcacaaagaggaggaggagctggcagagaaagacaagaaTCCCATGTGCAGCAGACAATCTCACTCAGAAAGCCATCAGTGACTGTCCAGAAGCAGCACCTCTGCTCTGGGCTGCACACATCTAGCGAGGAACAGTGCCTTAGGAAGTGTGTAGAAACTCACATATAAAGACACGAACGGCGAGATGATCGCTTGCAGCTGTTCTTAGAGCGAGGTCATGTGCAAGTTCTGCTTGAAGTTCTGTGGAATTTCCTCTGGAGGATTTTCAGCCTTTAGTCCCTTAGTGATGCATCTCAGTATGTTTACGCTGTGCCCCCAAGGTGATAGTGTACTTGGCAGCCAGCTGTGAACAACATTTACGAGCACAACGAGCTAAATGGTTCTTTCATGGAGTCAGACTGAAGTATTTAGTTTTGGAAACAATGGCCATGCCAATGTAAGGGTTATTTAATTCAGAGAGTGTTTCCAAATCCTGGTTCTGAGCTACTCCTGACCTGCACATTTCTACTTGCTTAAATAACTCAGAGGTTTAAGGAGTTGGTAATTGAACCACATCCTGTGTTAGTGTAGAAGAGGTCAGCACAGAGAGCCATGTGCAAGGACCAGGAAAGAGACTTGTGCAAAATCATGCAACCATGAAAGACATGATGTAAAGTTACACATTTTATGATTTATTctaagaaaaaatatatatttttgacttTGAAAGGCACAAAACAGTGACATGTATACAATTCTCttcatataaatacaaattatttacaatcaaattaaatattaggAATAGGAATATTTCAAGGGTTTGTACAACATTGCATTGTTAAATTAATGAGGATATTAATAAAGATATAACAAATGATCTATTTGGTttaaagtgaagaaaaaaaaaaaatcaaactctATAGTGGAGTCTTGTACTCCATTAAAGTTGAGATCTTTTTTGAAAAGACCCCATACATAGGTTTAGCAAAACAAGAACCCATCAGTGGCGAGGCTGTCTGAGCTGCTCTGGGAATGTAGGAAATAGTGGAATGTCTGTGGACAGTGACAGGATGAAAGCTGTACACAATCATCCATTAAAGTCCTGCTGTATAGTCTGTACCCAGATTATCACTTTGAGAGCAACTGCTGTTATGCGtgcaggataaaaaaaaaagcagatatTTCACAGGTTCAATAAAGCTAGAAGGTTCAGTGTTTCTAAAGAGTACCTTTGTCATTTAAGCCACggtacatataaaaaaaataataaaaatcaggCACTTGATTGGATTGAGTTCGCCTTCAATGAGTTTTCTCTGATAGTCGAGCCCGTGTTAGGTGTCAGGCATTGCGTAGCAAATACTGGTAACACACAAGTTCAGATCACATTTCCCATGACCACTGCCCATATTGCCTGCAGCGAAGATCAGCCTGTTGATCACTTTGGCTGCTTGCGCTCAGATAGCTCCTCAGCTGCCTGCCCGAGCAAACTATCCAAAGAGTGCTCCAACTTCAGTTGAGCTGTCTCAGAGCCCTGGGCCAGCCCTCCTAGACCGAGATGCACCTTCTTCCATCTTATAAGGCATCTTGAGAGGAAAGATCCTTCCTTTTTGCAGTTAAGGAACCTTGGATTCACTTCCACAGTGTATATGTTCCTTTCATAAAATGTATCAAgacatatatatgtatttgtctaagatgtgaaaaaaaaagaaatcatagTGCAAATAATAGTGGCTCCACCCCCTCTTCCAGCCAATCAGTTTGCTTTGTCTTCGCAACAATATTGTCCCCATCAAGAAGTCCTTTCATTTTAAGCAGcatgaataaatattaaatatgtcagtataatatatattcttttCACATCTTCCTATTGTcctttaaaaacatgtaaacatggtCAGGCGATGCCTGTTTATGATTGAGGTTCCCCAGGTCAGACAATACTGTTAAACCTGATGGCAGAGACAAGAATACAAACTGTTAGTTTTgttctaaaagaaaaatgaatgaaaatggcACTAGTTTGATAAATATTTGACATGAATGAGGATTACCTCGGTCGCAAAAACACACTGCTCTATTTGTTCTGGAATGATGTATACAGGATGATATAAACCATCTTTAGAAAAGGTCACGGGGGAAACCAGTATACTGGACTCAGAATTCTTCCtgaaaaattgcaaaaataaacaggttGGACACAGTTCAATTAAccaaaatgacagagagagagagagaaaagaggataCTCACAAGTCTAGCTTGTCCTTTGTATGTTTCTCTTCCTTGGCTAGATTGTAGTCCACCATCTTCTGTTTGTTATTGGCCTTGTCAGTATCCATGATGCAGGAGCTCAGTGCTGCGTCCTTGTTGGACACCTTGCACGGGCCACTAGGGTTAAGGAAGGCCTCTTTTTCCCTGAAGGCAGACTGGGCAGCAGCAGAGATCATTGAGGCACGGTTATTGACCATGTCCAGGTCATTACGCACAGAAATGGCTGCAGCCTTTCGGTCACGTCCCATCTGCCTGAGCAGGATGATGGCAGCACACAGCACCAGCACCAGGGTGATCAGACCAAGGGTGAAGGAGATGGCCAGCGCAAATGGGAAGTCAGGGACCTTGAGCGTGGTTGGCGTCTGGGTGACTGGCTGGCTGTACTCGCACCGGGAGCCCATAAAGCCTGGAGGGCACTGGCACACAGGCCCGCTAAAGTGGGTGAAGCAGGTCCCGCCGTTCTCGCAGGGCACGAGACTGCAAGCGTCAGCCCGCAAGCTGCAGTCTTTGCCCTTGAACCCCAGGGTGCACTTACAGGTGTAGTCGCTGATGCCATCCACGCAGGTGCCGGCATTGCGGCAGGGGTTGCGGGCACAGTCATCGATGTTGCTTTCACAGCGGGAGCCGGTGAAACCGGCTCGGCATCGACACTTCAGGCTGTGCCCCAAGTCAAGGCATTGGCCACCTTTAAAGGAGAAACGAAACCACTCAAACTCTGTGGCACTGCCCTGATGACATTGTGGGACACTACTGGGTCCCACTATACACTGTAAAGGCAATCTTACACATACAGGCTCAGATTGTGGGCTCTTCCACGCAAAATATATGGGCAAACAGGGACCCGCTGCAGGCAGGTTGTGCATGGCTTAGTCAAAGTTATAAGGAATTCAAGAGTGGGATGATAAAACTTCCATAGGTGAATAAATGATCCAGGCTAAGTAATTGGAACCCTTGCGAAAGGAGTAGCATTTCTTCACAATAATATTTACGAGGGCTGCTCTATCTTGCCCTTCGTATCAGTTTGAGATGCATCGTGGTGCCTCTCCCTGCGGCTCCTATCCAGCCAGAACAGCATTCCTTCAGTGGCTGACGGGGATATGCTGAGTGGATGCATCTCAAAACAAAGCTGAGAGAGTGCATTGCATGGTGGTGCTGGGAGGCCCAGGCAGGGCCTGACACTGAAGTTGCAGACGAAGACAGCCAAGGAATGCCAGTGGCCCAGTTGGCTGAGTCTGACTGATAAGCTCTCGCAAACCCAGCTTTAAACAGTTtggggtatttgtgtgtgtgtgtgcgtgcacctaAAGGTTGCAACACTTACCATTGGCACAGGGGTTGCTACTGCACCGGTCGATCTTCTTCTCGCAGTTGGAGCCCATGTAACCGGGGGGACAGTGGCAAGAATAGCCTCCAGCCACTTTAGCCATGCACGTCCCACCATTGAAGCAGGGCCCATCGGCACAAGTCATGGCACTGATCTCGCAGTTCTTCCCATAGAAGCCCTGAGGGCATGTGCACGTGTAGTCATTCACCAGATCCTGCATGGAAGAGGAGATACTCTTAAACCCATTGGACTTCCAAGAAGGAAATCAACAGACACAAGGGTAAGGGAGGACTGCAGCGAGCAAGGGCCAAGCACAGGCACTTACGCTGCAACTGCCTCCGTTGCTGCACGGGTTACTGTCGCACTCGTTGGTCTCGATCTCGCACCTGGTGCCACCGAAGCCTGGCCTGCAGGTGCACGTGTAGCTGCCCTGGCccgtgtttgtgcatgtggcATCGTTCAAGCATGGCCTGTGGTTGGTGCAGAAGTTCAGGTCCTGGTCGCAGAGGAGGCCACCCCAGCCTTCCTTGCAGTTGCACTGCCAGGGCTGGCTGCATGTGCCATGCAGGCAGCCTGGGTGACGCTCGCACTTATCGCAGAGCGGACCCTGCCACCCGATGCGGCACTTGCACTTGCCGGGGGTCTCACAATAACCGTGCTCATCACTGCAGCCAGACGAGCAGATGGCTGTTagaaaggagaaggagaaaaaggggaaatgaGTGAGTGTGCCACTGTCCCCAGCACTAAACAACCAACCCCCCTCACAAGGTTCAGACACATCAAGTATTTGTTAAGTACTAAACCAAGCAGCTGGGGCccacacaaaagaaacacatgCCGTCTTTTTTTACGCAAGGCAGCGCACATTAAGTTCCAACGCGTGCGCCTGTTAAACCATGCGCTTTACTCCTATTGTTAAAGCGAACAAAAGGGGGTAGACCAGCAATGATTTGACGCGACTTAGAAATTGTATTGACCAATTGAGGCAGTTGAATTAACCGTTTGCAGAATTCGGACGACCCGACCCGCGTTACTTTCACATTTTCTCTGTAGGCAACTTATTCCAAATCAATCAAGACTAACAAAcgaagttttatatatatttatatttatatttatatttatatttataacatacatacatatacacacacacacacgaattaAAGGGATACTTACGGTCTGAGCAGTATTCGCCTTTCCATCCTTCCAGGCAAATTCGGTTGCCGGAGGAGTCACAGGTGAAGTGTCCGAAAGTATCGTCCCTCGGACGGCAGTAGTCAGAGCAGCTGTCCCCGTGGTAGTATTCATCGCAAACGACGTGATAGGAATATCGCAATTCGCTTTGCTCTCCTACATACACATCTTGGGACGAATCTTCTCCAACCGCAATGGATCTTTTGGTTGCCTGGCGGCTGAGAAGATTGCTTTGATCTAGATGAAAAAAACCGCATTTATTTAACTTTGTCTGTCTTTTGGTGGTTTCGAATCTAAAATAAACGTTTAACTAAGGAAGAAGCAAGAGGAGCCAACCTGTTGATTGGTCGGAAGAGTTCTCTGCATTCCACGCTTCAATTATCAACGAAAACCTTCCCTGTAAGAAACCACAATTTTGTGAAAACAGTATAATAAAATCCCAGAATAAAATGTCTTTAGATACACTATTTCTTTATGGGATGCAGCATTAATTCTCAACACGAAGATACTCACAGGCCATTTAAAGTTGAAAGGTATCCGGATAGGAGCGCTGCTTGAGAGGGAACTCTGGTCGGCGCCAAGTATCCCAGTGCGTCCCTCCCCGAATGTGCAAGGCGGCTCAGGTAAAATGACATCTTGCGAGTGTTTGAGGCAAACACGGAAAAAGATCCGACAGTCTTCGGACATTTTACAGACAAGTCGTGTGCTGGTAAAAGACTGCACTTTCAACTCAAACACACCAGATGACTCGACCTGCGGGAATGAGATAAGGTTGTAGTGTTGTAAATGTCAACATCACTCGGATTGAAATTAAATCGTATTCATGAGGTATACTTACCAGTTGGAATGATATTAAAAGCAAGATACAAGATGATAAAAAACAAGCCATTTTGCGATATCTTCTCGTTAAAAGATTATAGCAGGTATCCGGTGCAAAAGAATGTATTGTTTTCAAAGTagagttaaaaacaaaaagctaaatcgaaaaaacaagacaataagTAACTTAGTACAGAGTCACCCTCTAACTCTTGACCGTTACTGGAGCTCACgtttacaaaaacaaattgcCAGCTCCGCAGTGCGTATACTTTGAACCTGTGCGTTTTAGTTTAGTAGAGGACAGAGAATCCCAGTTTTTAAAATGGGACAACGTGGGCGGGGCGTGTTACGCAAATGAGCTTGGTGTAGAGTCTTGTTTACAACCGGTGCGACCGCCAATTGCACGAGACTGGCTAGTGAGTGTCTGAACGCGCAGGGAAACCCTCTAATCATTTAGAGCACAATCATTTTATGGTTTTGGCTACAcctatacctatatatatatatatatatatatatatatatatatata includes the following:
- the dlc gene encoding delta-like protein C, with amino-acid sequence MACFLSSCILLLISFQLVESSGVFELKVQSFTSTRLVCKMSEDCRIFFRVCLKHSQDVILPEPPCTFGEGRTGILGADQSSLSSSAPIRIPFNFKWPGRFSLIIEAWNAENSSDQSTDQSNLLSRQATKRSIAVGEDSSQDVYVGEQSELRYSYHVVCDEYYHGDSCSDYCRPRDDTFGHFTCDSSGNRICLEGWKGEYCSDPICSSGCSDEHGYCETPGKCKCRIGWQGPLCDKCERHPGCLHGTCSQPWQCNCKEGWGGLLCDQDLNFCTNHRPCLNDATCTNTGQGSYTCTCRPGFGGTRCEIETNECDSNPCSNGGSCSDLVNDYTCTCPQGFYGKNCEISAMTCADGPCFNGGTCMAKVAGGYSCHCPPGYMGSNCEKKIDRCSSNPCANGGQCLDLGHSLKCRCRAGFTGSRCESNIDDCARNPCRNAGTCVDGISDYTCKCTLGFKGKDCSLRADACSLVPCENGGTCFTHFSGPVCQCPPGFMGSRCEYSQPVTQTPTTLKVPDFPFALAISFTLGLITLVLVLCAAIILLRQMGRDRKAAAISVRNDLDMVNNRASMISAAAQSAFREKEAFLNPSGPCKVSNKDAALSSCIMDTDKANNKQKMVDYNLAKEEKHTKDKLDLKNSESSILVSPVTFSKDGLYHPVYIIPEQIEQCVFATEV